The Alnus glutinosa chromosome 3, dhAlnGlut1.1, whole genome shotgun sequence nucleotide sequence ATTTGTCGGAATCCAGTGATAGTCAACTGCTagaacgtaaaggtcgactgcgttgtttaaaagagTGTCAACTGCGTCTaccatctacggaaaatgatttacgcttttaaaaagtgtaaatcattttccgaaatttattaagcatttttggtcaaatggaaatcattttctggttaaccattattttcgcccctaccaaataccgaaatcattttccagaaatcattttacgccaaaacaaatagagcattagagaaaaaaaagtggGAAAAGTGGAGGGGAGTTTGGGCTGTGTGTTTTAAAAGCTgaactaatttttttctttttttaaaaggaagtGTAACGTGGACACGAAAGTCGGACGATAGTGGGATGAGAGCGAGTTGGATCGACGAAATCTTGGTTGAGTTTTacggaaaatgaaaatgataggtAGGGGACAAACAACTGTTCCATTACcctgttttggttttttaaataaaaaaaatatatataaatttatccATTGATGTGACACATCAAAGaacaaatttacatatttttttatttaaaaataaaaaaaaaaaaaaaaagtaaagaaaatgatggtgacaatAAATCACTGCTCGAGTTCTACAATCGGATTGATGTGAACAAAACGTGTAGCCTATTGCTCGCGGGAAATGCTAAATGTACAACTTTTTTGTACAACTTCAACATAACTCACTCACAATGGGGTGGGGCCCACACACTTGGGCCCCACTCCATTGTGAGTGAGGGTTGTGTCAAAGTTGTGACGAGGTTGTACCCCAATCATGTCCCAAGATggtaattaatttatttacGTCCAGATAAAAGGTACAACAGTGACCATTTAGCGAAAGTTAAAATTCAAAGCCTAGCTAGTTAAATAAAAAGGAAACCTGAACATCCAAAATAATGCCTAGCTAATTGCCTACCTACCTTCACCTTTGGAACTCAAAGTTGAAAATGGCAAGCTTAAACCAGCTTCAGGATCATACGACGTAGTAGTACTAGGATAAAAGTGTACATAATCCTCAGCAGTAGCACTTCTTTTCCCATATGGCACCGCCACCTCCTCCTGCAGCTCCAACTCGCCTTCCAGGTACCTCACCACCTGTCTCATCGTGGGGCGTGCCTCAGGTGAATCGTTTGAACACATCAAGCCCAGTTTGAACACCAAAACGGCCTCAACCTGATTAAACTTTCCCTCCAACATTTGGTCAACAACGTCAAGAATTTCTCCTACCCTCCATTTCTCCCACACCAAGTCCACCAGAATGATATTCTCAAGCGATGCTTTAGGATCCACCGGTCTTCTACCGCATACCACTTCCAGTAGCAAAGCGCCAAAGGCATACACATCAGAGCTTGTTGTAGGCTTGCCTGTGCGACACAGCTCAGGCGCCAAATAACCCAGCGTGCCCACCACCCTGGTGGTGTTTGCGTTGGAGCCGTGCTCGTATAGCTTAGCAAGGCCAAAATCACTCAGCCTTCCATTAAACTCCGAATCCAATAACACATTTGCTGCCTTGATGTCTCTGTGAACTACAGTTTGTTCCCACTCCTCATGCAAATATAAAAGCCCTGAAGCCACACCTTTGATGATCCTGAACCTTTGCTCCCAGCTCAGGATTGTTTTAGGCTGATCGTTAAACAGGTACTTGTCCAAGCTTCCATTCGGCATGAAATCATACACAAGTAGTAGATCACCTTGCCGGCGACACCAACCCAACAATTGAACCAAATTTCTATGACGAAGACGGCCAATACTAGCAACCTCCGTCACGAATTCTTGCAAACCTTGTTTTGAATCAGGGGAAACACGCTTGACAGCAACTTGGGTGTCTGAGTTTGGCAGAGTTCCTCTGTAAACTCGACCGAACCCACCAGATCCAAGTAGCTCTTTCTCTTTGAAACCCCTTGTTGCTTTCTTCAGCTCCTCGTAAGAAAATCTATGCGGACCAATATCATGCTCCCAGTCCTCAACCACATCAGCCTTCTTTTTCCTCCTCATGATGTAAAAAGTCAAAGCAGCAAGCAAAATGACAGCCAAAGCACCTGAAACTGAGACGCCAACAATTAGGCCTGTacgattctttttggtcccagtGGCAGTACTGGGAAGCTGGGGCTTAGTAAGTTGATCTAAATTGAGAGATTTAGCGTCTCCATTCATGTTGAAGCTCCAACCCAGGATATAATGCGAGCTCGCGATTAAACCAGTAGCAGCAGAAAATCCGATGTACATAGATTCATTAAGAATTTGTGAGAGGTTCACTGTAGAGGACAAAAGTATAGAACTGGGTTTGGTAGAGTTCGTCGCAAGCCTGACATTTAATTGGCTTGTTGGCGAATTATAATCGATCCATGCCTGAATTACCTGACCACTCGTCAAATTAAAGGGAACCGGAACAGATTTGGTCGATATTATGCTATTGATGTCGACGGCAACATGGTTGTAACCGGTTTCACCGTACTCGGTGTTCATGTAAGTGTCGAATTCGACCGCTAATATGTGGTTCGAGAAGTTACCATTATTGCTGGCGTTGAAGAGGCCAATATAAGAGCCTGGATAACCCCCTGGAATCCCTTGTACGGGAGAGATTGCGAAGGCGAGGCCATCGCCGCCTTGTTTCCCAGGCTGGGGGATTATAACGAAAGCGAACGAGGTGGAGAAGGACATCACTTCGCCGCTGGAGTTCTTGAATTGGATTGGGTGTGAATAAAAGGCGTGGCCGGAAGCAATGGTCGAGGAGTAGTCTGTTAGCCTTAGTACGCCATTGTTCTCAACCGCTGCAACGCCGTCTAAGCTCAAGTTGTTGCCTGCAGCGCTGAACCCGCCGCTGAACTCGTCCAACAAGGGTCTAGCATCGTCTTGAGGCTTTACTGGACATAGGAGTAGAAGGAAAACCCAGAGAGAGATGAGTATTTCTGGCATGAGAGCTAAAAAGGAGTTGAGCTTTGCAGAAAGAAAGCGATGTAGGAGCTTAAAAACATATGCCTAGAGCACAAACGGGTTGACCTGCTAGTCCGTGATCCATTACAAAATCAGGCAAAAATGTTTGAAGATCATTTCCTGGCCTGAATAACGGCGGTGTAAGAATGAAAAGAATCCtacaaaatatttgaacattattattagaataataaattttattttttgtataaaaatattattttgtctctaaatttatgattatgttttgtatttttagtttttttttttttttcaaatattttacttATAAGATACTCAAACTTTGTCCATATAAAGACATGCatgtttgtattatttttaaatgaagttttgaatcatcaattaaattttaagtttttcaaagAATTAgagtaatttttccttttatttatttgggagtaattaagagttttttattttctatttgttattttctcttttcctaaattttattttctattaattgattaattatgAGGACCAAAATAGTACGTACACAGGCTGATCCGATAGATTGcattttgataaaattaaagaTGGTGGCGAAACCAGAGCCAACCAAACTCGATCAGGCGTTCTCTGGACTACCAAACAAAGATTTTATGGATCTGCGCCAGGAAAAACAGCAACATACTCACCGTTGCCGGTCCCAGAATGCAACCCGCTAGATTAAAAACAGGTTGCAGTTGCACATGTATGCTCCCCAAAAGCTACCCAAGGGCCAactcctcaattttttttttttcttcttttactttttcctttgGAGGTTACCACTCAACTGCGAATCAAGATCCCTACAAAATATGGGTGGTCCTCACTATATCTGGTAGATTTAATATATCgttaattaattagatgatAAATTGATAGAGTGatctatttaaaatataaaaacttaaggaTCTGCttgttgaaaatttgaaataaatctTCATATACATAGTTAGATAGAAGATGATAAATTTTTAACCATAAAATGGCTAGATATAAGATGAAAATTTAGaaactaaatttaattttccctaattaaaaaatacttttaattaCTACGATGTACTTGACTTGACATAAAAGAGCAAAGTGGAagcgccttttttttttttttttttttttttttcaaaagttgagTTACCATCACGACGTTAATTAATTGCTACCATGCATAATGGAGAGAGTTTTGGTGGTAGTGACGTACCGCTGGCTGctgatagaaatttttttttttttttttttttttttcttaggacATTCCTCAATTTAGGTTTGGTCCAAATACTAAAGCAGAGTCGTTTTCGCCGTAGGATGAGTCACGCCATTGGTCTCCCTGCTAATATGTCTAGGATTTATCTCATATTAGTTGTGCTAATAGGTTAGTTTATAAGTGTGAGAGAAAGCCTCATTCTATAAATTAGTTTTTGGGAATGAAAGAGCCCAAAATCACCCAACACTAAATAAGATTGAAAGTTATGTAATCATACTTGAGCATCCTCAATTAATTGCCCAAAGCGGCTCTAACACAGGTTTTCTTGGCACAAAGTATTCACTATATTAGAGCTATCTCTTTCAAAAATCACTCGTTGAAAGCCCAAGTCAGCGCAAAAGGAGACAGCCCTCCACAGTCCACTCTGCCACAACTTCCGCAACAATAGGTTCAGCAATGAAGGGGACGTACAACAGTGGCCATGGCAGCCTTGACGAAAATGGGTGAGaaatgtgagatttttttttttgggtccttTGTATTGGCGTTTAGGGGAAAGTTTTAGGAGAGTTTTTGGGGCTGCTCTGCAAAAATAGGTGGAAGGGAGAGAAATTTTCGTGGGCTTCTCTAGTTTTCAGTCGGGTCAAAATGGGATCAAAGTTTCACATAGTGTGATTGATATTTAGGAATTTTGTCAGTCGAACCAGGTgtatttgttttcatttaaagCGGTGAATATCATAATTTTTCTTGGAAATCTACTTTTATGGAAAGCAGTATTATTAGTTTAGCAAATTCCATTTGTAATGTTGTGTGCATGGTTTTGTTAGGTGTTAGCAAATTCCAAGCCGGCACGtatgggggtggtcgaaccacccccgcGGCCCttggggtggtccggccacccccaagggccaaaaccaatattgattttttttttttgtcaagtgGGGTGGTTCGGCCGTCCCAAACCGGCCAagagccacccccttgtttttttattttttcaatttttttttaatttttaatatatattttcttaattttagtattttttaattaatttttaaagatttttaatttttagtttttaatttttttatatagtgccacgtgtaaGGTTGACACGTGACGGACCGtcagtttttggacggagaaattaaccgaggtactaatttggttaTTTTCAAAAACTGAGGTATTATctatgatgcaaattgaaattcagaaacttaaaaataaagtttccaaaacttaGAGACCAGAAGAGTATTTAATCCTaaattctaattaattatttttcatcctAATTAGGTGGACTACATGCCATTTCATGAAATGCGTCCTGAGTTGAACAATATTTATCATCACGCTTCCTTGCATTGGTAAAGCCTAAATCAAAATCTTTCACGCTCCATGTGAAAGCCTAAATCTACGTAGTACATCTTCTCTATAACTGTTATTTTGAGCTGTGTATCTAACAATCTTTGGCTGTTTCATTTGTCTTTTGAGTTAAAAGATGAACCCAACTAGTAACCTAAAACGTTGTTCTTCTTAAGTTGCTTCTTATAATTCAATAACTCTAGCTGTATTTTCATTTGGATATTTGCAAGGCTTCACTTTTGTTActatttacttttcttctttatctACGTGTTTAGTGATAATCTGATATTCATTTGGGGGtttgtttattctttattttgatATTCTTTTGACTAATGATTGTTTGACATGCTTGCATGCTTTAGATTGGTTAGTTGGTTGGATGatattttttaaggttttatttGGGTCTTTTGCATAGGCAGGACAAAATGTCGGTAAATAGTGATGTGTCAAGTGCGTCAAGTGTACGTCTGTTATGTTATTGTCGAGTGCCTGCACATGTAAGATACTCTTGGACTGATACCAATACCGCCAAAAAGTGGTATAGCTGTGAAAATTATAaggtactttttgaaattaatattgtGTTATACTTT carries:
- the LOC133862408 gene encoding L-type lectin-domain containing receptor kinase S.4-like; the encoded protein is MPEILISLWVFLLLLCPVKPQDDARPLLDEFSGGFSAAGNNLSLDGVAAVENNGVLRLTDYSSTIASGHAFYSHPIQFKNSSGEVMSFSTSFAFVIIPQPGKQGGDGLAFAISPVQGIPGGYPGSYIGLFNASNNGNFSNHILAVEFDTYMNTEYGETGYNHVAVDINSIISTKSVPVPFNLTSGQVIQAWIDYNSPTSQLNVRLATNSTKPSSILLSSTVNLSQILNESMYIGFSAATGLIASSHYILGWSFNMNGDAKSLNLDQLTKPQLPSTATGTKKNRTGLIVGVSVSGALAVILLAALTFYIMRRKKKADVVEDWEHDIGPHRFSYEELKKATRGFKEKELLGSGGFGRVYRGTLPNSDTQVAVKRVSPDSKQGLQEFVTEVASIGRLRHRNLVQLLGWCRRQGDLLLVYDFMPNGSLDKYLFNDQPKTILSWEQRFRIIKGVASGLLYLHEEWEQTVVHRDIKAANVLLDSEFNGRLSDFGLAKLYEHGSNANTTRVVGTLGYLAPELCRTGKPTTSSDVYAFGALLLEVVCGRRPVDPKASLENIILVDLVWEKWRVGEILDVVDQMLEGKFNQVEAVLVFKLGLMCSNDSPEARPTMRQVVRYLEGELELQEEVAVPYGKRSATAEDYVHFYPSTTTSYDPEAGLSLPFSTLSSKGEGR